A single genomic interval of Panthera uncia isolate 11264 chromosome A1 unlocalized genomic scaffold, Puncia_PCG_1.0 HiC_scaffold_17, whole genome shotgun sequence harbors:
- the CD180 gene encoding CD180 antigen has product MAPCAGCFLLAVMFSASCKAFTSSDQMCTEKEANKTYNCENLGLTEVPDTLPNTTEFLEFGFNFLPVIENTTFTRLIDLMFLDLTRCQINWVHEDTFQYQHQLNTIVLTGNPLIFMAETAFNGPKSLKHLSLIQTGISNLEFIPVYNLEQLESLHLGSNHISSIKFPENFPTQNLKVLDFQNNAIYYISSEDMNALDKATNLSLNFNGNDIKAIEPGAFHSKSFQSLKFGGILNLSVILKGLQNSTAQSLWLGTFEDSDDQDLTPAMFEGLCEMSVESINLQKHHFSNISSTTFRCFTQLKELDLTATHLKALPSGIEGMNALKKLVLNVNNFDQLCQINAASFPSLTDLSIKGNMKTLDIGAGCLEKLENLQKLDLSHNDIEASDCCNLQLKNLPHLQYLNLSYNEPLGLQSQAFKECPQLEHLDLAFTHLHIKAPQSPFQNLRVLQVLNLSHCLLDTSNQHLLAGLVDLRHLNLQGNHFQDRRIAKTNLLQPLNSLEVLSLSSCDLLSIDKQAFQSLGKMSHVDLSYNSLTGDSIDALSHLQGIYLNLAVNSIQAIPPLLLHTLSRQNTINLRHNPLDCTCSNMHFITWYKENLQKFEGVEETMCANPPSLMGVKLYDVELSCGITAVGIFFLIVFLFFIAILLIFSVKFLLRWKYEHI; this is encoded by the exons ATGGCTCCCTGTGCCGGCTGCTTCCTGTTGGCAGTGATGTTTTCTGCCAGCTGTAAAGCCTTCACCTCCTCGGATCAGATGTGCACTGAG AAAGAAGCCAACAAAACATATAACTGTGAAAATTTAGGTCTCACAGAAGTTCCTGACACTCTACCAAACACAACAGAATTTTTAGAATTTGGCTTTAATTTCTTGCCTGTAATTGAAAATACAACTTTCACCAGACTCATAGATCTTATGTTTTTGGACTTAACCAG gtgCCAAATTAACTGGGTACATGAAGACACTTTTCAATACCAGCATCAGTTGAACACAATTGTATTGACTGGAAATCCCCTGATATTCATGGCAGAAACAGCATTTAATGGGCCCAAATCGCTGAAGCATCTTTCCTTAATCCAAACAGGAATATCCAATCTCGAGTTTATCCCAGTGTATAATCTGGAACAGTTGGAAAGTTTGCATCTTGGAAGCAACCATATTTCCTCCATTAAGTTCCCAGAGAACTTCCCAACACAGAATTTGAAAGTCCTGGATTTTCAGAATAACGCTATATACTATATCTCGAGTGAAGACATGAATGCTCTGGACAAGGCCACCAACCTAAGCCTTAATTTCAATGGCAATGACATTAAAGCCATTGAGCCTGGAGCTTTCCATTCAAAAAGCTTCCAAAGTTTGAAATTTGGAGGGATTCTTAACTTGTCTGTTATATTGAAAGGTCTACAGAACTCCACTGCTCAGTCCCTCTGGCTGGGGACATTTGAAGACTCTGACGACCAAGACCTTACTCCAGCCATGTTTGAGGGACTTTGTGAAATGTCTGTGGAAAGCATCAATCTACAGAAGCACCATTTCTCTAATATCTCATCTACCACATTTCGCTGCTTCACTCAACTTAAGGAATTGGATCTGACGGCAACTCACCTGAAAGCATTGCCCTCCGGGATTGAGGGTATGAATGCTCTCAAGAAATTAGTTCTCAATGTAAATAATTTTGACCAATTGTGTCAGATCAATGCTGCCAGTTTTCCATCCCTCACAGACCTCTCTATCAAAGGCAACATGAAAACACTTGACATCGGTGCTGGGTGTttggaaaaactagaaaatcttcagaaacttGATTTAAGCCACAATGATATAGAAGCTTCCGACTGCTGCAATCTGCAACTCAAAAACCTGCCCCACTTACAATACCTAAACCTGAGCTACAATGAGCCTCTTGGTCTCCAGAGTCAGGCATTCAAAGAATGTCCTCAGTTAGAACATCTAGATTTGGCATTTACCCACTTGCACATTAAGGCTCCACAAAGTCCTTTTCAAAACCTCCGTGTCCTACAGGTTCTGAATCTTTCTCACTGTCTCCTGGATACCAGCAATCAGCACCTTCTAGCAGGCCTGGTGGATCTCCGCCATCTAAATTTACAGGGGAATCACTTTCAAGATAGGCGCATCGCAAAGACCAACCTACTTCAGCCCTTGAACAGCTTGGAGGTTCTTAGTTTATCCTCCTGTGACCTCCTTTCCATAGACAAGCAAGCATTCCAGAGCCTTGGAAAAATGAGTCACGTAGACTTAAGCTACAACAGCCTGACGGGCGATAGCATCGATGCTCTTAGCCATCTTCAGGGGATCTACCTCAATCTGGCCGTCAACAGCATCCAAGCCATCCCACCTCTTCTCCTCCACACCCTGTCCCGGCAGAACACCATTAACTTAAGACACAATCCCCTGGACTGCACTTGTTCGAACATGCATTTTATAACATGGTACAAAGAAAACCTGCAGAAATTTGAGGGTGTGGAGGAAACCATGTGTGCAAACCCTCCATCTTTAATGGGAGTTAAGCTGTATGACGTCGAACTGTCCTGTGGGATTACGGCTGtgggcattttctttcttatagtatttttattcttcattgcCATTCTGCTCATTTTTTCAGTTAAATTCCTCCTCAGGTGGAAATACGAGCACATTTAG